ACTTTATTGATGAAGAACAAAGGAATCTTCTGTAGAGCATTCAACTGCTGTATacagtataatatatatatatatatatatatatatatatatatatatttactttAAACACCAAAAATTTAGAGATTAGAATAAATAACTACAAAAAATAGTTCTAGTACCATCAAAGAAGTTCAATATGTGTACAAGTAGTCTTTGCAAAAGGCACAAGTAATTTATGTAGGAACTCACCTAACAACTTCATCAGCTCATTGTACAACTTTACTCTATAGTGGTCGATtccagaaaaatgcgcgcgtcaTGTAATCGCAGACCTGATGCGATCTCATCAGCGCATCGTGTGCATTGCGCATTATGCGCTTCTGATGCCCACGGATGGTTACGGTACAAACGACATTTATCCTAAAAACTGTGAGAACATATCCTAGCACTTACAAAAGTGGTCCCTACAGTTTTTAGACgaaatgtggtttgtatttgatcctacacccacattttaaaaccaaggtaACAATAACAACATAATTTTGTTTTGACTCACAGTTTGTCTAATATGAAGTAACAATGGAATCTTCTAGAGCGGATAGCACGTGCAGCCCCTCACGGTTTTTAGTTATTAGAGAATAGAGATGATTACAGATCAGGAGGCGTTTGTATGTTCGTTTTGAAAGTGACCTTGTGATTCAATTTTCGACAAGTGTAGTTCTTAGCCTATGTTTCATAACTATGTACAATCTTTTAGAATTTCCGTGAATATTAAATGTCCAAGTGAAGTCTTTTTATTGATTCTGGTTGCAaataattttctatttttttttaactttgtatGTATGATGACCAGGCGTGGAAACGGACACATGTACAAATCTATTAGAATGCAAGATGATATCTGAACGACGCAGGGGCAAAACTTCACATCAAGAACCCGAGCTTTCCAATGTGTCGAAACGTCTAGTTAGAACCATAAGCCAAAAGTCAAAAAACAACTACCATGAAAATgtgatggatgatgatgatgacggggTTTCATTAAGGTGTCTAAGTTTGTATACCCGTGGTGGAGGGTGCAAGGTTGGAGCCGCAACTAGTGACGACTTTACTGAGGTTGTCGGGCCCGTGCGTGGGACCCAGGACACGACTGTCGATTGTTTCTCGTATGGAGTTGAGAGGTTTTGGAAGAGAAATAATAAAAAGAAGATTTCTCAAGTCCCAGAGTCGCACCAAAACGAAGCAATGCAAGTCTTTCTTCCTGATGATATTCTCGAGATGTGTTTAATGAGACTCCCGATAACGAGCCTAATGAACGCTCGACTCGTGTGCAAGAAATGGAGAGCTTTGACTACATCAACCCGTTTTATGCAAATGAGACGAGAAGGTAATTACCCGACTCCGTGGTTATTCCTTTTTGGCACGGTTAAAGACGGTTTTAGCTCTCGTGAGATATACGCTTTTGATGTTTCATTCAACAAATGGCATAAAATCGAGTCCGAAATACTTAAGGGTCGGTTTTTATTTTCCGTTGCCTCCGTTCATGAGAACGTTTTCGTTGTCGGAGGCTGTTCGAGCTCCGGTGGAATGGACCGAAAGACGCACAGAGGGGTCCTGGCATTTAGCCCCGTAATAAAATCATGGCAAAAGGTTGCATCAATGAGACATGCAAGGTCAAAGCCTGTTCTCGGGGTTTACGAGGTCGAATCGGATTGTTTGACCATTAAAAGTCAACCACGGACACGGAGGATCGGTGGAGTGTCCGATGTTTATGAGGATCCCCACAGGTTTTCCATTAGGCGTGTACCAAGAAACGAAAAAAGCAAGCATACAAGCGTTAAAAACAGTGGACGATTCTTGATAATCGCGGTAGGTGGGGTCGGTTCATGGGACGAGCCGTTAGATTCATGCGAGGTTTACGATTCCTCGTCGAACAAATGGACGGAAATCCAACGGGTCCCGGTTGATTTCGGGGTGGCTTGTTCTGCAATCGTTTGTAACGGGAGTCTTTACGTCTACTCCGAGACCGATAAACTGGCGGCATACGACATAGTACGTGGTTTCTGGGTTCGAGTGGAAATGAGTCTGCCAGTACGACCACGGGTCCAGGAGTACGCCCCGAAGCTGGTGTCATGCGATGAGCAACGGTTGTTTATGGTGTCGGTTTCATGGTGCGAAGGAGGCGGTGAGATCGGAAGGAGAAACAAAGCGGTTCGGAAGGTGTGGGAGCTTGATTTGGTGCATGGAAGCTGTAAGGAAGTTTCGGTGCATCCAGATGCACCAATGGACTGGAACGCGGTGTTTGTTGGTGATAAAAAGAAGCTTATATTCGGGGTGGAGATGTTTAAGATATTTGGGCAGGTGCTTGAGTTCTTGACCATGTGTGATGTGTCGGACCCGAAGATGAAGTGGGTTCACGTGTCGAAGAATGAGGTGGGTCGGGAAATGGAGCCGTCTTCGTGCGCGATGAAGTCGATGGCTGTAGTGCATTTGTAAGGTGACCTTATTGTATTTCAGTAAGAAAGGTTTATGTAAGACAGAttgattatatttatttttgttagtAATAATAAATAGATAGTACGTTGATTTTAAATATCATTATTTTGGTTTTAAGTTGATTTTGATTTTTAAAATGTCAAATACTATATTACTATGAGACCACGTTGTTTTGATTGAAGAAACATAAAATATGACATTTGCTTCCCTAAATCACAAGTAACGCCTACTTTATGTCCCAGTTAATCTCTAACTTACGACTGGGTGTGGTTTGGCGGAGGCGGCAGCAATTATGACATCTTTGGGATATCCGACAGCATCATTTGTCTATAATAAGGAATGTACACGTTGGTCATGGATGAGAACGAGACTCTAAAGTTAATTGTGCTTAGGGGTGTGGTGGGGGTAGTTCAAGATGGGTGACTTAGCGGATAGTATTGGTTGGTATTCAGTTTATGGGATGTTCCAATTTATGTTGGTTGAATACTTTATGGTTTGATGAAATTCAAGTAGATCACCCCGGAACATTTACTCATCCCTTGAATTTAGAATCGACACCAAACAAGTTGGAAATATAATTTAGATTCCAATTTTAGCTTGTGTGGTCAAGTGATTCGTAAGATTTTTAGTACATGTTTATTTATACGTGTGAAATAAGCCATTTTTACAGGCCAATATTTTGcaagtttttttttgaacggtcaacgaatcctccaaatgggctactggcgaaattcaccacatcgggatacactcgccttccgaaccggggaaaacccccacctagggccgaagcccgtgaacactcgcccgaaggcacgacagtgcggtgaggtaaaacccgctcagttcaaggatcgaactagcgatcgccgcctactcgcctagtctcccatcatcaccaggtgccgcagaaactaaatgctaggggcaggaattgaacttgagtcacttggaacacaaggtctctccctaaccactccaccactagctcatTGGCAATATTTTGCAAGTAATAAGGATGTTTGGTGGGTGTTCAAGTCTTGGTACATTCCCCAAGCTGATTCGGTTGCAACCATTTACTCATATTTTACGCCATCTAAAAGTTAATTTAACGagtgaaaagaaaagaaaagtaaAAGTGAGAAAGGAAAAAACATGTCTTTCCCACCATTTCCTCTCAaatcggaaggaaagaaaaactaaATAATTTTGTCTGGTCTtcctttcattttttttcttttctttccttaaatgaaactcgggaataCGACATgtgttattttcctttttttccttccttaaatgaaactgtggaacacaaaatatttttacttttttttttctttcttttcctttccttccatTAGTAAACATTGGAACATTATTCGTTTGTAATGGGGTTTGAATACCCATGCCCCCCTTAGGCTATGGGGTGTGGGATAAAACCCCTAAGGGCTTTATCAGGATACATCAGCGCCACCTAAGATCCACATCAGCCAAGGGGCTTTATCACGACTTCTCTTAACTTGCAGAGTGTGGGATAACGCCctctattaaacaaaattaaaaaataaaatttattgGCTGCAAAGATGTGGGCCCCACCTGATAAAGCCCTTCTTCCTCGTTAACATGATAAAGCCCCATCAATGGCGCCCCGGTTTAATTTGCTTGGTGTGGATGGTGGCGCCGAGGGAGGCGCTATAGGTGGTGATGTGGCACGATGGAGCCCTCCATACCCTTCTGCCTTGCAAAGTCTATAACTCTTTTAGCTTTGGCTAATGATATTTACAAGTTTCTTCCAACAACATGTGTTAATAAACACCACCCCCATATTCAGTTCACTATTGGCTGGCTTCCCCAAAACAAAATTCACAAtcagtgattttttttttttaacggcaattGACTATACATAAATATAGCAAACAGAAAGGAGCTGGCAGGACAAACAAAAAATCAAACACACTAACAAAGAAATGTCGAAATCTTGGCAGTTTTTCCAGTTTAAAGCTCCACCCCCTGCTCTGTGTCACAATCAGTGATTGATTCCCCATATTCACTACTACCATTAACCATACAAATTAAATTGACTTTCTGTTCTGGtccaatcaatcaatcaatctatTATGTTGCTGCAACGTCGATGCATGAGGCTGCTGCACACCCGCCCACTCAAGAAAAAACAACTAACCACTaattcccaaaaatccaaacCACCCGTCGTTTCAGACTCAAACATCGTGCAATGCAACACCGCTATCACCAATCACATGCGCAACGGCCACTGCGATTCTGCTCTCCGAATCTTCCAAAACATGACAACACGCACTTCAGTTTCATGGAACGCAATGATATCAGGATACCTGTTGAACAAGAGCTTCACTCTTGCACGCCAGATGTTCGACAAAATGCCTGACAGAGATTTAGTTTCATGGAATGTCATGATCACTGGGTGTGTTCGCAACGGGAATCTAGGTGCTGCCAGGAAGCTGTTCGATCAAATGCCGCAGAGAGATTCGGTTTCTTGGAACGCCATGTTGTCTGGTTATGCTCAAAACGGATACGTGGAAGAAGCAAGGATGGTTTTTGATAGGATGCCCAACAAGAATTCCATCTCATGGAATGGTATACTTGCAGCCTACGTGCAAAACGGGAGGATAGAGGATGCGCGTAAATTGTTTCAATCCAAGTCGGCTTGGGATGTGATCTCTTGGAACTGTTTGATGGGTGGGTATGTAAGGAACAAGAGATTGGTTGATGCAAGGCGTCTTTTTGATAGAATGCCTATGCCAGATGAAGTGTCTTGGAATACGATGATATCGGGTTACGCTCAGAATGGAGAGTTATCCGAAGCACACAAGTTGTTTGATGAATCTCCGGTTAAAGATGTGTATACATGGACGGCGATGGTGTCGGGTTATGTGCAGAACGGTATGATAGACGAAGCTAGACGAGTTTTCGATGAAATGCCTGTAAAGAATTCTGTTTCTTGGAACGCGATGATTGCTGGTTATTTACAGTGTAAGAAAATTGACGTTGCAAAGGAGTTGTTTGACGCAATGCCATGTAAAAACGTTAGTTCTTGGAATACGATGATTACCGGGTTCGCACAGAGCGGCTCCATTGATCTCGCTCGGGATTTATTCGAAAAAATGCCTTGGCGTGATTGCATTTCATGGGGTGCGATTATTGCGGGATACGCTCACTTAGGCCACACTGAGGAGGCATTGCGTTTATTTGTAGAGATGAAGAGAAGCGGAGAAAAGCCGAATAGATCGATTTTTTCGTGCGTTTTGAGCACGTGTGCCGAGATAACTTCGTTGGAATTGGGATGCCAGTTGCACGCGCAGCTTGTTAAGGTAGGGCTCGGATCGGGATGGTATGTAGGCAATGCATTACTGTCTACGTATTGCAAATGTGGAAACATCGATGAAGCCAATGTTATATTCGAAGAAATATCTGATAAAGATATAGTCTCGTGGAACACGATTATCGCTGGATATGCTCGACATGGTTTCGGCAAAGAGGCTTTAAGAGTTTTTGAGTCGATGAAGAGAAGCGGAGTTAAACCAGATGAAGTAACCATGGTAATCATCTGCTATaaataagtaacatatataatataGCTTTGGTCTcaattagggctgcaaacgaaccgaaagAACACAAACAAAggcgtgttcgtgttcgttcatttaactttaaccgaacacgaacatataattgaacacttttttttgttcatgttcgtttattaagaaaatgggcatgttcgtgtttgtttaaAACCTAAACAAACAGTTtacgaacataaacaaatgtacacaaacaaacataaatgaacataatttaacaaacaataaacaacacaaatgaatatgattgaagaaacacaaatgaacataatttactaaacataaacaaacataatatATGAATTAGTGATTGATTACGATAAATTCAATTGCAAAACCCATATTTATTACTAGAAAGCTCAATTACctattagtatatatatatatagttagttAGAAAGTTCCTTTTATGTTTAATATTACTTATGCATTTAAATtaaaatgaacataaacgaatgaACGTAAACAAATGTAAATAAGCGAACATAAACggatgttcatgaacataaataaacgaacaaaacgtgtgttcatgttcatttgtttagttaaatgaacaaaaagttttgttgatgttcgttcgtttattaaataaacgaacttcccgctgaacaagttcatgaacgttctgttcgtttacaggcctagtcTCAATTTTTTGTTGTATTTACATGCAGGTTGGCGTGCTGTCTGCTTGTAGTCACAGTGGGTTGGTAGACAGAGGCACACACTACTTTCACACAATGAATAATGATTACGGAATAACCACTAATTCAAAACACTACACATGCATGATCGATCTACTGGGTCGAGCCGGGCGGCTAGATGACGCCCTAAATCTGATGAAAAACATGCCCTTTGAACCGGACGGGGCTACATGGGGTGCGTTACTTGGTGCCAGCAGAATTCACGGAAATACCGAATTAGCGGAGAAAGCAGCCGAGATGGTTTTCCGTATGGAGCCCGACAATGCGGGAATGTACGTGCTTTTATCGAATCTATACGCAGCTTCCGGTAGATGGAGTGATGTGAGCACAATGCGGTTGAAGATGAGGGACACGGGGATAAAGAAAGTACCGGGTTATAGTTGGGTGGAAGTGCAAAACAAGTTTCATGTGTTCTCGGTAGGGGATTCGACCCACGCGGATACAGTTAGAATATACGGTTATCTTGAAGAATTGTATATGAAACTGAAGCAAGAGGGTTATATTTGTTCGGCGAAATTGGTTTTGCATGATGTGGAAGAAGAGGAAAAGGAGCATATGTTGAGGTACCATAGTGAAAAGTTGGCGGTGGCGTTTGGGATCGTTAATACACCAGGTGGGCGACCCATTCGGGTGTTTAAAAACTTACGGGTATGTGCTGACTGTCATAATGTTATCAAACATATATCCAAGATTGAAGGCAGGCTGATAATTGTGAGAGACTCTCACCGTTTTCACCATTTTAGCAAGGGTATATGTTCTTGTGGGGATTATTGGTgatgaatatatatatacacatggtTTCCATACACCTGTTTGTTTTTATCGGCCACCATGGGTCGGCCCTTCGTGTAGCAGCATATGACCATTGGGCATGGTTTCTTGACTCGGGTCCAAATGACCTGACCATCAACAGGAGATGGTTATGCACTCACCTGTATTATTAAACAACTACTTACTCTCAAACAAGAGGCTAGGGTGCAACATAATGGTTATTCAATTTTTAATGTTCCTTTTAATAACACTTATTATTGGTTGATGGTATGTCACGTCAAAGAATGTCACCTTATTTTGATTCGAGTCAAAACTGGTTCGGGAGTTGTATGATATCTAATATTTATTAATTACTTGAACTTAATatcttaattaattttttttctttaggttattggattttatcatccTCAACCATTGGCcattggccgctgccaccctcAACTAACACTTTGATACATGACACCCCTAACTTAATATTTAGTATGTTCTGGCACAACACTGTTAACAAAatgaacaagagactgcctttcaaaatctcaagcatatgctctgcaatgctcctatctTCGCTCTACCCGATGGgaacgatgacttcgttgtctactgcgatgcatcGAACCTTTGtctcggttgtgttctcatgcaacgggacaaggttatcgcgtacacctctcgtcagctcaagatccacaagaagaactatagacccacgacctcgagcttggcgcagttgtttttgcgttgaagattttggcgacactacctttacggtaccaagtgtacggtcttcaccgatcataagagcctacaacacatcctcaaccaaaaggaactaaatatgcgccaacgccgatgggttgaacttcttaacgattacgactgtgagattcgttatcaccctggcaaagcaaatgtcatgGCCGATGCTCtaagcagacgaagctatttgcatagcgttcgtaatacTCACGCCCAGCACGACCTCGAAGCTTTAATTCGTGACGCACAACACGCCTGCTTCGTTGAAGATACCATGCGAGAGGAAATGAAGAAGTGTGGTGCCGAATCACACTTTGTCACCAAATCAAACGGTATCTATTACTATCTTGATCGCATTTGGATTCCAAGTCGCAATAACCTTCGAGATATATTGTTGACTGAAccgcacaagtctcgatattccattcatcctggtgccgacaagatgtaccatgaccctCATCTACGGTactggtggcccggaatgaagaaagatatcgcaaTCTACGTTTCGAGGTGCCTGACTTGTTAGAAGGTCAAGGTCGAGcaacaaagaccctctggcttgcttgtgcaacccgagatcccgatgtggaaatgggaaagcatagCCATGGACTTTATTACGAAACTTCCGCGTACACCTTCAGGTCACGATGGAatctgggttatcgttgaccgtttgactaaatctgctcattttctgccaatacgagaagactttaaggtagaaaaattagcccggaTCTACACCGACGAAATCATCGGTCGACACGggacgcctcgtgatatcatctttgaccgcgatggtcggtttacctcgcatctttgggaaacatttcaatctgctctcggtactactctaAATCTAAGTaacgctttccatccccaaaccgacggtcagactgaaagaacgatacgtacccttgaagacatgctttgctcgtgtgtcatagatttcggtggtaattgggacgcgcacttacttttggtcgaattctcgtacaataacagttatcattctagcattcaaatggcagcatttgaggcactatacgggagaaaatgtcgatcgccgattGTGTCGCATGAGATTGGAGATGCGCAAATTA
The Helianthus annuus cultivar XRQ/B chromosome 6, HanXRQr2.0-SUNRISE, whole genome shotgun sequence genome window above contains:
- the LOC110866006 gene encoding pentatricopeptide repeat-containing protein At4g02750, giving the protein MLLQRRCMRLLHTRPLKKKQLTTNSQKSKPPVVSDSNIVQCNTAITNHMRNGHCDSALRIFQNMTTRTSVSWNAMISGYLLNKSFTLARQMFDKMPDRDLVSWNVMITGCVRNGNLGAARKLFDQMPQRDSVSWNAMLSGYAQNGYVEEARMVFDRMPNKNSISWNGILAAYVQNGRIEDARKLFQSKSAWDVISWNCLMGGYVRNKRLVDARRLFDRMPMPDEVSWNTMISGYAQNGELSEAHKLFDESPVKDVYTWTAMVSGYVQNGMIDEARRVFDEMPVKNSVSWNAMIAGYLQCKKIDVAKELFDAMPCKNVSSWNTMITGFAQSGSIDLARDLFEKMPWRDCISWGAIIAGYAHLGHTEEALRLFVEMKRSGEKPNRSIFSCVLSTCAEITSLELGCQLHAQLVKVGLGSGWYVGNALLSTYCKCGNIDEANVIFEEISDKDIVSWNTIIAGYARHGFGKEALRVFESMKRSGVKPDEVTMVGVLSACSHSGLVDRGTHYFHTMNNDYGITTNSKHYTCMIDLLGRAGRLDDALNLMKNMPFEPDGATWGALLGASRIHGNTELAEKAAEMVFRMEPDNAGMYVLLSNLYAASGRWSDVSTMRLKMRDTGIKKVPGYSWVEVQNKFHVFSVGDSTHADTVRIYGYLEELYMKLKQEGYICSAKLVLHDVEEEEKEHMLRYHSEKLAVAFGIVNTPGGRPIRVFKNLRVCADCHNVIKHISKIEGRLIIVRDSHRFHHFSKGICSCGDYW
- the LOC110866005 gene encoding F-box/kelch-repeat protein At5g42360 encodes the protein MISERRRGKTSHQEPELSNVSKRLVRTISQKSKNNYHENVMDDDDDGVSLRCLSLYTRGGGCKVGAATSDDFTEVVGPVRGTQDTTVDCFSYGVERFWKRNNKKKISQVPESHQNEAMQVFLPDDILEMCLMRLPITSLMNARLVCKKWRALTTSTRFMQMRREGNYPTPWLFLFGTVKDGFSSREIYAFDVSFNKWHKIESEILKGRFLFSVASVHENVFVVGGCSSSGGMDRKTHRGVLAFSPVIKSWQKVASMRHARSKPVLGVYEVESDCLTIKSQPRTRRIGGVSDVYEDPHRFSIRRVPRNEKSKHTSVKNSGRFLIIAVGGVGSWDEPLDSCEVYDSSSNKWTEIQRVPVDFGVACSAIVCNGSLYVYSETDKLAAYDIVRGFWVRVEMSLPVRPRVQEYAPKLVSCDEQRLFMVSVSWCEGGGEIGRRNKAVRKVWELDLVHGSCKEVSVHPDAPMDWNAVFVGDKKKLIFGVEMFKIFGQVLEFLTMCDVSDPKMKWVHVSKNEVGREMEPSSCAMKSMAVVHL